CGAGCACTGCAGCGCGGGCAGCGCTCAGGGCCTGGGACACCTCGGCTGAGGCTGCGGCCGCACCTGATCTCACACATCCGTGGTCGCTGGCCCTGACTGTACCTGATCTCACACATGTGCCTGGCTGGCCCACAGAACTCGCTGTTCTGTCTCTTTTAAAGCACCAAGAGTTTAATGATGTTTCTGGGTACTCAGCTGTACATGTGCTGGCCCAGAGGCTGTGGGAGTTGGAGGGCAGCTGCACACACATACCTAGTGCTCTGGAGCCCTTGTAGCTGTGCAGGGTGGTTCTGTGCAGGAGAGACCCTACAGCAGTGTACTTGTCCCCCTGAACCTGGGGGATAAGTACACTAAAATGTATTGTAAAGGACCCTTGTGGTTTTAGGGAGTTCTCATTTTGGAAATAGAGATGCTACACCAGATAGGAGGAATCAGTCAGCATTGCTTTACTTGAGAATGAACCTCTGAGGATTTCTGGTGTTGAGAAGTGGTTAGGTGGAAGAGCTGAAGGTGGTCAATGAATGTGTTCAGgcctttgttttctgtaattaaGTCCATAATAAATACCCAGAGCAAAACTTGTTTCTGTTGGAATGTGGATTTGTGAAAGTAAATTTGATTTCTTCTCTTTAGGACGGCCTTGGCAAGATTTCGGCAAGCTCAGCTCGAGGAAGGCAAAGTCAAGGTGAGATGTAAAAGCCCTGGAGGTTTGGTAGCTCAAGTCAGGGAGGatgtgtcttagtttggaggacaggtgtctgctaagaaaggcgggagcctctctttgaaatggtgcATGTAAACCCtgtccctccaaattattataattttcaaattaaacagctctcaggcaaagatatgggaattaggaataacagttctttactggggaaattaaaatagaaatacagtactacaaagaaacagaccccaagccctgacaaagtcacaGTACAACCTGACAgcccatcaggcagggtgttggtagcagtcccattaaatggtggctgtagtccttttgtagtgacagatgtgattcagttgaagcagtgctcctgtagaaggtgcagtttccttctggaggtccagtggtgatgtggagaaaatccagcttctctctggagtccagtggagaaaggggctcccttagtgtcccaaaacctctgtttttatcttggtaagaaatgttgggcccttccccctggctggagcaacttccagtgggatgcagtaattttatcagtcccacagtgggactcaatggccatgagcagacaatgactggctagaggaaggatgggttgtgaaaagataaagaacaatgccctgcctggtttcaatggatggcccattagcagaatatctcccgtggagataaggatcactgcccccaccctcaacagatggtgatagaacagataccttttatcacactctgtattgtaatccAAGACATTATGGCAGGCCCTGTTCAGAGCCCAGGTGTCCTGTGCTTGACTCCATTTAGAAGGAAGATATTTCAGCTGACTCCGTttcacacacagccaggaaaaTTCTCCGCTATGGTTTCTCCAAAcctctttttacttttctgtttcatatCACCATATTATGTAGAGGTAATTTTCAGTAAAAGGCAGAGCTTTTAGTAAAAAGGTAGAGTGTTttaataaaagttaaaattgtGGGGAAAGGGACAAAATAACTGCACACAAAACCCTACAAGCAAGATGATGCATTAGTTTGTGTAAGCAAGCCAGTGGAATGAGAAGAAGGTTGAGAAGAAAGTGCTTtgtttaaactggaaaaaaaattacattatttagtAGTGGCAGTTGAGACAAGCTTAACCCTAAGGAGGGGGTGTGTGCTGAAAATCGTGAAACTGTCCTGAATGGAACACTTGTTGTATTGGAGAGGATTATGGggtgttttgaaaaaaaacacagGTGAGAGATTTTGGTTTGGATAAAGTGGATTTAAGTAGGTCTTTAAAGTCTGTGATAGTTTAATTTGTAAGGACTGTAAATCATCATTGTTCTCCACTTCCTAAAAACCCATGGGAGCAGAAGGCCCTGGAGCTTGGTCGCATAATTTGGCATTAATGGAGCAGTAAAGCCTGTGTGAAGTGCTGTGTGTTAGTGCTCAGCTGAATTTGATGTGTGCGCTTTTCTGGCTAACAGGAGCGAAGGCCTTTCCTTGCATCAGAGTGTAATGAGCTGCCCAAAGCTGAGAAATGGAGGAGACAGGTAATGTCAACCCTTGGATTTTCTAATTCTATAAGAGGTAGAGCTTTACACTTCCTTTTCAGATAACTTGCTTACAGGGGGTTTTCCACATATGTCAGTAGCCTGACAGTTAAATCACAGAGTGTTTTATAAGATTGTACAGCTCAGTGTTCAAAGTAGCTTCTACCATGTGTGCTTGCCCCAGGGCCATGTCCAGCTGAGTCTTTAACATTTCAGGGATTTAAATTCCAGCTGTTTGGGGCtgctgttccagtgtttgattATCTTCCTAATGATTTCTCTCCCCTTGAATTTAATCAGAATTTCTCCAGTTTCAACTTGTATTTTATTGCTACTTGTCCTATTGCCATGCATTTCTCAAACAATCTGTCTCTGTCTTCTCTGTTCCCTCCACTGATTACAAATGAATTTCTGTGTTCTTATTTGACTAGATCATTGGGGAGATTTCCAAGAAAGTGGCACAGATCCAAAACGGTAAGATTTTTCtaactgtgttttattttttttaatgtcctgTCATATGCAGTTACAGTGAAACTCCCATTTCATGTGAACTATGCTGTTTCCATTGCATAAGTTCTGAAATTCCTCTGGTGTTTCTGTGAGCTGCctgatttattgtttttttcctctttaacaGCTGGATTGGGTGAATTCAGAATTCGGGACCTGAATGATGAAATAAACAAACTTCTGAGGGAGAAAGGACACTGGGAATACAGAATAAAGGAGCTGGGAGGTCCTGATTATGCTGTAAGTGTGGAATGTGTTGTACTACGTGGTTGTTCTGCTTACAAATGAAGTGACTGCTGAGAAAAATATGGAACATTTAGTTACCCAAGGATGGCTTGGCcagtgttatttttattcagcCCCTAAAATGTTTGGCTGTGTtagaagaaaagttttaaacTATGAactctgtttattttccagagGATTGGCCCAAAAATGTTAGATCATGAAGGGAAAGAAGTTCCAGGAAACAGAGGCTACAAGTACTTTGGTGCTGCAAAGGACTTGCCAGGAGTTAGAGAACTTTTTGAAAAGGAACGTAAGTAAAAAGCAGTTCTTCTCAGACATGAATCTGTGTAGGAGAATATCTGGAGTAAAATGCTGTTGTAGTTTGTGGGGAGTGCTGGTAACAGCATTTCTGAATGTCTTAGGTCAGCTCAGTGAAACACTGAGCACAGGTCATAAATTAAATGCTAAGAGCACCTTTGGCTGTTTGCAGTTaaggaaatacagaaaggaGTAAACTGGTTTCTACTGGGAATTCCAAATGGTAAGGACTGATGTCCTATATAGAAACTTTCCATATAACAGTCAAACTGTATTGAGAAGTTGTAAATAGTACTGAGTTCAGGACTagaaaaagatgaagaataAGGGAAAGTTGGTTTGACCATAATTTTAGAAGCAGGAATGagttttcataatgaaaaagTGGATGGAAGGGGATGAAACTTTGTCATGGAGTGAGTGGGAATTGCTTGGGCCTGAAAGTGAAGCAAAGAGAAATGATGAGAAGTATTCCAGGATATGGGGGAAGCATTGAGTCATGTACTGGTTTGTGCAGGCCAGAGGGTgacaccagtgctcccagcgctggcagcagctccatcctgctgggTATTGGCTGGCACGAGGCAGAGGGgtgctgtggtgctggggagcagctggggacactcagcAGGTGATGGAGGTGACCTGGTGGGTGACAGTGGTGTTCTTgcagccctgccacccccacGGAAGACTAGGGCTGAGCTGATGAAGGACATCGACGCCGAGTACTACGGCTacagggatgaggatgatgggattctggagcccctggagcaggagcatgAGAAGAAAGGTATGTGAGATTCCAAatctgcacagagcagcccaggagggGGTGGTGATGGACTCTGAAGTTAAggcaccttttttttctgacgTAGAGGATTTAGGTGAGAGGTTTAAGTCCATTAGAAAAGCTGTGGCAATAAGACCATGCTGCTCTGACTGGCTCTCAGCCACACTTACCATTTTCTTTTGCTCCCCAGTTATAGCAGAAGCAGTGGAAAAAtggaagatggagagagaagCACGACTTGCaagaggtgaggaggaggaggaagaaaacatctATGCTGTCCACGAGGAAGAGGTAGGGCTTGTGACTTTTCATGTGTCTTCTGTGCTCCTGtcttggtttggaggacaggtgtctgctaagaaagacaggagcctctctttgaaatggagaatgtaaaccccctctctccaaattattataattttgaaattaaggggctctcaggcaaagatatgggaataggaataacagttctttactaggagagttgaaataaaatgaagtaaTACAAAGAACAAGcacaaaacactgacagagtcagaacacaacctgacaccccatcaggcagaAATCCAGTagttggtagcagtcccattcaatggtggctgcgtcctcctgcagtgacagatgtggttcagttgaagcactgctcctgtagaaggtgcaatttccctccaaaggtcctgtaatgatgtggaaaggtccagttttcctctggaatccagtgggaaaaggctgctctgatgttccaaatctcagattttatctgggtaggaaaggcttggctcctccccctgggtggagcatctcccaatgggatgatgtgattttatcagtcatgcaagGACTGAATTAGCAGAAGATATcttctggaggaaggatgggttgtggaaaagataaagatcatTGCCCCatctggtttcaacagatggcaATAGAATACAcattttggtcacatcctgtattgcaaaCTAAGACCTTCTTGTTACTGTGCCAAGGACCTGTCTGCTGCTACCCTGCCCTCTCCCCACCTGACCCACTACTCCGGTTAGTAAGAGTCAGTAGCAGGGGAGTGCTCTTGGCCCGAGTTTAGGGAGTGCTGGAGGCTGGCAGGTGAGGACAGACCTTTCACTGGAGTGAGAAACACCTTGCTATGATTGAAGTGGCACTgtttttgtcaataaataatgTCACACTGCCACTGTGTGAAAACCCAAGGAGTGTGGAGCCTTGTTTTCACTTGGATCATGATGCAGCAGGGCTTTGCTGGtgttgctgtcactgctgtgacaACAGCTCTTGTTTCTTCTCCTTGCTCCCAGTGAGATCTGGAGAAGGGTACTGGAAACAAGTTCTCATTTCCCAGTCTGTTTCTAAGTGAGTTAAGCACAAGAATAAAAAGGAGGAATCCATCAGGTGGATCTGGTGGCTGCTCCAGTACCTGTTTGTATTTGTATTATCCCATGGTCCCTGAACCCAGCTCTTGGTTATGGGACCAGAGCTGTACAGGGAAGTGGTACCTTATGTTTTTAAAGCACTTGCTGTGTTCTCTTCTATTCACAGCTTTGCTGTGGCAACCAGAGTTGTGGAAGGGGAGGAGCTTTACATTCATGCCCATGCCACAGCAGAGCAAAGGCCACATGAGAAATGGAAGCAGTAATGCTGAAAATGTCAAGGAGCAGGATCTGCATGTGATCCTTGTGTTCCTTTTGTGTTGGGTCCTCTTCACTCATTCCTGTGTTTGTAGTGATGACAGTGCTTTGTTCCTTCTGGCAAAGCAAgtgaaaaagggattttaatgACCTCTATAGAAAATAAActtgatgtgatttttttcactttttagtCTGATGAGGAGGGTGGCAAGGAGAGAGAAGGTGAAGATGGCCAACAGAAATTTATTGCACATGTTCCAGTGCCAACTCAACAGGAGGTAAGGCATAACAGCTCTCAGCTGCAGAGATGCACACTGGCTTTTGCAAGACACAGCTTAATTTACATCAGGTCATCAGTAAAAGTGCCCCAAATTTGTGATTTCTGTGACTTGACTCTGCAGTTGTTTAATCCTCTTGCAAATGCTATAACCCTTTTCACCTGAGAACTTCCAAAACCTTCCTAAATATTCCATAAATTGGGAAGTGCTGTGGTATAGCCGAGTATCTGAGGTTTCAGTATCTCAACTGAGCTGAATCcaccttatttttatttctgcagattGAGGAAGCTCTTGTACGGAGGAAGAagatggagctgctccagaagTATGCCAGTGAAACCCTCCTGGCACAGAGCGAGGAGGCAAAGACACTCTTAGGACTGTAACATTGCATCAGTGTCCTGGTTTGTGTATAATCCCTCTGAAAGCAGCAGGTTCCCAAGTTCTGGTAGCAATGGGTTTTAGCTCTGGAAATTCCTCTGGATGTGGAGCAAACTGCTGGACTTACAGTGCTGTGTGCAGAAGGAGAATCATTCTGGTTTCTCCTCTAGGATGACTTGTACTCCAGTGCTGAAAAAGGTCAAACCTTGATGAACTTGTCTCTGCATCTAACAGCTGTCTTCAGTGCTTTCCGTTTGGGAAGGGGTCTGTGCACTGGGGCCTCTTACAGATAGAACCACACCTAAACCTGGAAGAAAACCCACACTGTTCCTGCCGTCCTGTCTGCTGTGTCCTGACTGTAGGTGTGCACTTCTTCTCATGCTGGGTTTTGTTGAGCTGAGAAGTAACTTACACTATTACACCTGCTTAGTTTACCAGAATAACCTGGAACCTGTCTAGAGGTGCCTTGAAGGCAGATCTTACGAGTGACTTTGGAGGACATTTGATTCTTTCTAAAACACATGCAACATCTAAAACCTGTTACCCTTTTTGTGGTTTGTAACTGCCTGGATGAACTGCTTAAATGCTGGacattccagcagctgctgtaaAAAACTTCACAATACCttgttcaaatatttttattaaaacttatTTACAAGCTGATGTCTGTTTTATTCTAGCTCAAAGGATTGTGATGATTCCCTAGTGGTAGCCAAAGACTGGGGTCATAGACAGCCATTTGTAGGGAGTTGAAGCTCTGCATCccctgctgctcttggctcaTGAATCCCAGGAGAAGAGGCAAGGTAGAGCCTGGTCAGAGTCTCCTGGAGCCTAATATTGTTGTACAGGTCTGAATGGCATTTGAAACTGGACATCTGCAGCCATGGAATATTTCTGTCTGAGGAATGGAGTGTTTAACAGCCAAGTCTGGGACCCTTCAGCATTTCTGGGTGCTCTCAGTATTTATCTGTTACAATCTATTGTGAATAGTCTACTCCAGAGCAATCAAAGCTCTAAATTAGAGAGACAGGCTTTGGGTTACTTGATGCAAGtgatcaaacaaaaaaaaaaatagaattgaaAAAGTGGAAAGCATAGCTGCCAActtaaaaccttaaaaaaacccagaataaaTCAAAAGCTCAGTTATTGGTAGCAAGCAGACAACTAGCATCACAAACATCATTTCCCTCTTTCTGTCAGCAGTGcagctttctctgctttgtAAGAAAGCAGCAAATAATGTCTTTATGGCTTGTAATACTGTGTTGTAGATTTTCTAAGCTATATGCTGGAGATAACCAAACTAGATTTAAGGAGCAGGGAGAACAGCTAATTTTTAGTCTGATACAATCTGAGGGTTTGGCAATACCAATGGTAGATCCCTTTGTCACTATAGAATCTATAAGATAAAAGAACACACAAGGGTAAAGGCAGATCAGGGACAGAGTGAAGataacagaaatacaaaagaagaataaattaaaagaatgagaaaaaacccaacaggaTTGTAATTACGTTCATGTTCAAAGGAGTACGGCCAACATCATGATGTAAAAGGCAAATTTATAAgacagggctgctctctgccaaccagcacagaaaaggaataaatgcacagaaatgcagtgtgTAACTGCAAGGCAAACTGGCTGCTGCCTGGTCCTGCTGTGCCAGATTCTCTCTCTGTAGCTCTGTGAAGCATTTTTGAGCCGAGTGCTCTTGGCTGCCTCTGAGGGAACAAATTGCAGAGTAATCATTGGCCACAGTGGCCTACAGCAAACTGCCTGtgtcctgcccagctgtggaATTGCTGGTAGGGAAGTTGCTGTGGCCACAGCCAGGAAACTGATGTTTGTCCTGGAGAATGGAGCAGTGGGCAGGCTCTGCCTCAGCTCTGAGCGTGCAGCTGtcctgggatgtgtgtgtggtGCCAGGCCTATGGCTCATACCAGATCTGGAATGCCTCGGCCCTGAGCACATCCAGGTTACAAAACAAGCACTGTATGTATTCTTACATGTGTGCTTCAGAATtctgccctgtgtgtgatcctggCTTTTGAGTACCGAGGGGATAAACTCTGATTGTCCTGTCTGCTGCATCCATTTGGGCCTGCTTCTGTCTCTTAGAAATGCATTTGTGTGTTGCATTTAATGCCAGCCACATCAGTGGTGCAGATTGAAGGCCACCTTCCTTGTTCTGTATCCTGGTGAGCTCAGTGCAGTTCCTCAAGGATCAGTTTCTCCTCGCAGTGAGAGGGGTGGTGAGGAATATTTGTTGGCAACACTAATGCAGATTTACCTAATCTGCATTAGCAGATGAGCAAGATAAACAGAGACAGCTTTGCAGAGTATCCATTAACTAATGACATTTGTGCTTCTAGTCTCACTTTCAAGTCCAGCTGCA
This genomic interval from Catharus ustulatus isolate bCatUst1 chromosome 13, bCatUst1.pri.v2, whole genome shotgun sequence contains the following:
- the ISY1 gene encoding pre-mRNA-splicing factor ISY1 homolog isoform X1, which codes for MARNAEKAMTALARFRQAQLEEGKVKERRPFLASECNELPKAEKWRRQIIGEISKKVAQIQNAGLGEFRIRDLNDEINKLLREKGHWEYRIKELGGPDYARIGPKMLDHEGKEVPGNRGYKYFGAAKDLPGVRELFEKEPLPPPRKTRAELMKDIDAEYYGYRDEDDGILEPLEQEHEKKVIAEAVEKWKMEREARLARGEEEEEENIYAVHEEESDEEGGKEREGEDGQQKFIAHVPVPTQQEIEEALVRRKKMELLQKYASETLLAQSEEAKTLLGL